A region from the Candidatus Thiothrix putei genome encodes:
- the nuoL gene encoding NADH-quinone oxidoreductase subunit L, producing the protein MEAIYLAIPLAPLFGAIAAGLFGKKIGRAGAHWVTILGVAVAFLLSVYVAYDVMGNGNSYNGTVYTWAVIADIRFEIGFMLDNLSTMMMLVVTFVSLMVHIYTIGYMHEDPGYQRFFSYISLFTFSMLMLVMSNNFLQLFFGWEAVGLVSYLLIGFWFKKDTAIYANMKAFLVNRVGDFGFLLGIAAVLLYCETLDYVQVFARIPQLSGANDFKVFEDTKWHIPTVIAILLFIGAMGKSAQVPLHVWLPDSMEGPTPISALIHAATMVTAGIFMVARMSPIFELSDTALNLILIIGATTAFFMGLIGIVQNDIKRVVAYSTLSQLGYMTVALGASAYSAGVFHLMTHAFFKALLFLAAGSVIIAMHHEQDIRKMGGLKKYMPITYWTSLIGSLALIGFPGFSGFFSKDLIIEAVHESHLWAAGYAYTLVLLGVFVTAFYSFRMFFLVFHGKERFDTHGHGHDDHGHHGHGDKPHESPWVVTVPLIALAIPSVFAGYLLDPMVVGSFFKNAIFVNDAAHGFDLGLKSWLSAHLAIEHMSAEYHGVMGFILHGLMAPPFWLAMAGLATAWFIYLKDDSLARWAYDKFRWLHTLLDRKYYLDDFNQNVFAKGSVSLGNGLWSFGERVMIDGFVVNGAAKAVGWFSGVMRHLQTGYLYHYAFSMVAGILLMLTWFLFF; encoded by the coding sequence ATGGAAGCAATTTATCTGGCTATTCCGCTTGCACCGTTGTTCGGGGCGATTGCTGCGGGGCTGTTTGGGAAAAAAATTGGACGTGCAGGAGCGCATTGGGTCACGATTTTGGGCGTGGCGGTGGCGTTTTTGCTGTCGGTTTACGTTGCCTATGATGTGATGGGCAATGGTAATAGCTATAACGGTACGGTGTATACGTGGGCAGTGATTGCGGATATTCGGTTTGAAATCGGTTTCATGCTGGATAACCTTAGTACGATGATGATGTTGGTGGTTACGTTTGTTTCCTTGATGGTGCATATTTATACGATTGGCTATATGCACGAAGATCCCGGTTATCAGCGTTTCTTCAGTTATATTTCGTTGTTTACCTTTTCGATGCTGATGCTGGTCATGAGTAACAACTTTTTGCAGTTGTTCTTTGGCTGGGAAGCGGTTGGGTTGGTGTCGTATTTGCTCATTGGTTTTTGGTTTAAGAAAGATACCGCGATTTACGCCAATATGAAGGCGTTTCTGGTGAATCGGGTGGGGGATTTCGGGTTTTTGCTGGGGATCGCGGCGGTATTACTGTATTGCGAAACTTTAGATTATGTACAGGTTTTTGCGCGCATACCACAGTTGTCTGGGGCTAACGATTTTAAGGTGTTTGAGGATACGAAGTGGCACATTCCAACCGTTATTGCCATTTTGTTGTTCATTGGAGCGATGGGTAAGTCGGCGCAAGTACCTTTGCATGTGTGGCTACCAGACTCGATGGAAGGCCCGACACCAATTTCAGCGTTGATTCATGCAGCAACGATGGTAACAGCCGGGATTTTCATGGTGGCTCGGATGTCCCCTATCTTTGAGCTGTCAGATACGGCATTGAATTTGATCCTGATTATTGGGGCGACTACGGCTTTCTTTATGGGGCTGATTGGGATTGTACAGAATGATATTAAGCGGGTGGTGGCTTATTCCACGCTATCACAGCTTGGTTATATGACTGTGGCATTAGGAGCCTCAGCTTATTCGGCCGGGGTTTTCCATCTGATGACTCACGCATTTTTTAAAGCATTACTGTTCTTGGCGGCTGGTTCTGTAATCATTGCGATGCACCATGAGCAGGATATTCGCAAAATGGGTGGGCTGAAAAAGTATATGCCGATTACGTATTGGACTTCCCTGATTGGTTCATTGGCATTGATTGGTTTCCCTGGTTTTTCCGGTTTCTTTTCCAAAGATCTGATTATTGAAGCGGTACACGAATCACATCTGTGGGCGGCTGGTTACGCTTATACGCTGGTATTGTTAGGTGTGTTTGTCACGGCTTTTTATAGTTTCCGTATGTTCTTCTTGGTGTTCCATGGTAAAGAGCGCTTTGACACACATGGGCACGGTCATGATGATCACGGTCATCATGGGCACGGTGACAAGCCACATGAGTCACCGTGGGTTGTAACAGTTCCCTTGATTGCTTTGGCAATTCCGTCGGTGTTTGCCGGATATTTGTTGGATCCAATGGTGGTTGGTTCATTTTTTAAGAATGCAATCTTTGTCAATGATGCTGCACATGGTTTTGACTTAGGGTTGAAAAGTTGGTTATCAGCACATTTGGCAATTGAGCATATGAGCGCTGAGTATCATGGTGTAATGGGTTTCATCCTGCATGGTTTGATGGCACCACCTTTCTGGTTGGCAATGGCTGGGTTGGCTACTGCGTGGTTTATTTACTTGAAAGATGATTCACTGGCGCGTTGGGCGTATGACAAGTTCCGCTGGCTGCATACCTTGTTGGACCGTAAGTATTATTTGGATGATTTTAATCAGAATGTGTTTGCGAAAGGATCGGTCAGTTTGGGTAATGGGCTGTGGTCTTTCGGCGAGCGGGTGATGATTGATGGTTTTGTGGTGAATGGCGCAGCAAAAGCAGTCGGATGGTTTTCTGGTGTGATGCGTCATCTTCAGACCGGGTATTTGTATCACTACGCCTTTTCGATGGTGGCAGGCATCTTGTTGATGCTTACTTGGTTTTTGTTTTTCTAA
- the nusA gene encoding transcription termination factor NusA, with translation MNKEILYVVDAVSNEKNVSKELIFQAVETALAMATRKRYGMGIDARVSVNRQTGDYETYRRWKVVDDEDPEFESPERQILESYAKDRGLDVAIGDYVEESIPSVEFGRIAAQTAKQVIVAKVREAEREKVVSAYRDKVGHLIMGVVKRADRKGIVLDLGENAEAFIPREEMIPGEMLHVGARVRGYLKEIHQDMRGPQIIVSRSDVNFLIELMKLEVPEVSQEMIDIMGAARDAGSRAKVAVRANLPNIDPIGACVGMRGSRIQTVTNELGGKERVDIVLWNEDIATYVMNAMAPAEVLSIVVDEESKSMDIGVDGEKLSQAIGRGGQNVRLASELTGWTLNVMSVEEADAKTQAEQQAIINLFMEKLDVDEEVAVILVEEGFSTLEEVAYVPIEEFMAIEGFDESLVNELRDRAQTALLSQAISQDSHLPAADLLHMDGMDDTLAFKLATQGICTMEDLAEQSVDELMELADIDETRAASLIMKAREPWFADDKAEA, from the coding sequence ATGAATAAAGAAATTCTCTACGTTGTTGATGCAGTCTCCAATGAAAAAAATGTCAGCAAGGAACTTATTTTCCAAGCGGTAGAAACTGCTTTGGCAATGGCTACCCGTAAGCGTTACGGCATGGGTATTGATGCACGTGTATCGGTTAATCGCCAGACGGGTGATTATGAGACTTATCGTCGTTGGAAAGTCGTTGATGACGAAGATCCTGAGTTTGAAAGTCCCGAACGTCAAATTTTAGAAAGCTATGCCAAAGATCGTGGTCTTGATGTGGCGATCGGCGATTATGTTGAAGAATCTATTCCATCCGTCGAATTTGGACGTATTGCTGCCCAAACGGCCAAACAAGTGATTGTTGCCAAGGTACGCGAAGCCGAACGTGAAAAAGTTGTTTCTGCTTACCGTGATAAGGTCGGGCATTTGATCATGGGCGTGGTTAAACGTGCTGATCGTAAAGGTATTGTGCTGGATTTGGGTGAAAACGCTGAGGCATTTATTCCGCGCGAAGAAATGATTCCGGGTGAAATGCTACACGTTGGTGCACGGGTCAGAGGGTATCTGAAAGAAATTCATCAGGACATGCGTGGCCCACAAATTATTGTGAGTCGTTCAGATGTTAATTTCCTGATTGAGCTGATGAAACTGGAAGTTCCTGAAGTCAGTCAGGAAATGATTGATATAATGGGGGCTGCTCGTGATGCAGGTTCCCGTGCTAAAGTAGCCGTTCGTGCTAACCTGCCGAACATTGATCCCATTGGTGCTTGTGTAGGGATGCGTGGTTCACGTATTCAAACTGTCACCAACGAACTGGGCGGCAAAGAACGTGTCGATATTGTTCTCTGGAATGAAGATATTGCAACCTATGTGATGAACGCTATGGCTCCGGCTGAAGTACTTTCTATCGTTGTTGATGAAGAAAGCAAAAGCATGGACATTGGTGTGGATGGTGAAAAGCTGTCACAAGCCATTGGACGTGGCGGTCAGAATGTGCGTCTTGCCAGCGAGTTAACTGGCTGGACGCTCAATGTGATGAGCGTTGAAGAGGCAGATGCGAAGACTCAGGCAGAGCAACAAGCTATCATCAATTTGTTCATGGAAAAACTTGACGTTGATGAGGAAGTCGCTGTCATTCTGGTTGAGGAAGGTTTTTCCACCCTCGAAGAAGTTGCCTATGTGCCGATTGAAGAGTTCATGGCAATTGAAGGTTTCGATGAAAGCCTTGTTAATGAATTGCGTGACCGTGCCCAAACCGCGTTGTTGTCACAAGCCATTTCACAGGATAGCCACTTGCCAGCGGCCGATCTCCTGCACATGGATGGTATGGATGATACCTTAGCCTTTAAGTTGGCAACCCAAGGCATTTGCACGATGGAAGATCTGGCAGAACAATCCGTGGATGAACTCATGGAGTTGGCTGACATTGATGAAACACGTGCCGCCAGTTTGATTATGAAAGCTCGCGAACCTTGGTTTGCGGACGATAAAGCAGAAGCTTAA
- a CDS encoding DUF2818 family protein, whose amino-acid sequence MSLSVLQWGFLGLAFVLANLPWLSQRCFLILQCENKSAWLRLVEWFVLYFVAGGLALLLEQRAMGTIHVQDWEFYAVTLALFLVFAFPGFIYRHVR is encoded by the coding sequence ATGAGTTTATCGGTTTTGCAGTGGGGCTTTCTCGGCCTTGCTTTTGTGTTGGCTAACCTACCGTGGTTAAGCCAGCGTTGTTTTTTGATCCTGCAATGTGAAAACAAGTCCGCTTGGTTGCGTTTGGTGGAATGGTTTGTGTTGTATTTCGTGGCGGGTGGTCTGGCGCTGCTGTTGGAACAGCGTGCGATGGGGACAATACACGTTCAGGACTGGGAATTTTATGCCGTTACCTTGGCTTTGTTTCTGGTGTTTGCATTTCCAGGCTTCATTTACCGCCATGTACGTTAA
- a CDS encoding NADH-quinone oxidoreductase subunit M: MLDLPILSLLIWLPIIGGLGVLIVGDRSGAKQFALGIALLTFVISLPLYTYFVPSTAEMQFVEFIPWVEAFKINYHLGVDGISMPLILLNTFITVMVVIAGWEVVTYRISQYMAAFLIMAGIVNGVFAALDAMLFYILFEAMLIPLFLIIGIWGGARRVYATIKFFLYTFFGSVFLLISLIYLYQLGGSFAVADLHKLPIDIIPQTLIFLSFLLAFGVKVPMWPVHTWLPDAHVEAPTGGSVILAAITLKVGGYAFLRFALPIVPDAAAQLDWLVILMSLTAVVYIGFVALVQQDMKKLVAYSSIAHMGFVTLGFFVIYGIAKNTLNVSGAMSSAVLAIQGGMVQMVSHGFISGAMFLCIGVLYDRMHTRDINAYGGVANRMPTFAALYVLFAMANTGLPGTSGFVGEFMVILASFRASPWIAFAAATTLIVGAAYTLWLVKRVMFGEVKNAEVAALQDIGQREFWMLAILAAAVLLLGLWPQPLTDVMEVSIENLLSQALQSKVCSGFAGGCP; the protein is encoded by the coding sequence ATGCTTGATTTGCCAATACTGAGTTTGTTGATCTGGTTGCCGATTATCGGTGGCTTAGGTGTATTAATTGTGGGCGATCGTTCTGGCGCTAAACAGTTTGCACTGGGAATTGCGTTACTGACGTTTGTGATCAGTTTACCGTTGTATACGTACTTTGTACCTAGTACTGCTGAGATGCAGTTTGTGGAATTTATCCCTTGGGTTGAGGCGTTTAAGATTAATTACCATCTGGGGGTGGATGGCATTTCTATGCCATTGATTCTGCTGAATACCTTTATTACGGTGATGGTGGTGATCGCGGGTTGGGAAGTGGTTACGTATCGAATTTCCCAATATATGGCGGCTTTTTTGATTATGGCGGGGATTGTCAACGGGGTATTTGCGGCGCTGGATGCGATGCTGTTCTATATCTTGTTTGAGGCGATGCTGATTCCGCTGTTTTTGATCATTGGGATTTGGGGTGGAGCACGTCGGGTGTATGCCACGATCAAATTTTTCCTGTATACCTTTTTCGGTTCGGTGTTTTTGCTGATCAGTTTGATCTACCTGTATCAATTGGGTGGCAGTTTCGCGGTGGCGGATTTACATAAATTGCCAATTGATATTATTCCGCAAACTTTGATTTTCTTGTCATTCTTGCTGGCTTTCGGGGTGAAAGTGCCGATGTGGCCTGTGCATACGTGGTTGCCGGATGCGCACGTGGAAGCGCCTACCGGTGGTTCGGTGATTTTGGCGGCGATTACATTGAAAGTCGGTGGCTATGCATTCTTGCGGTTTGCCTTGCCGATTGTGCCGGATGCGGCAGCACAATTAGATTGGTTAGTTATTCTAATGTCACTGACAGCAGTGGTGTACATCGGTTTTGTGGCTTTGGTGCAGCAGGATATGAAAAAGCTGGTGGCTTATTCTTCTATTGCACACATGGGATTTGTCACCTTGGGCTTTTTCGTGATCTATGGCATTGCGAAAAATACGCTAAATGTTAGTGGTGCGATGAGTAGTGCCGTGCTGGCGATTCAGGGCGGTATGGTGCAAATGGTGTCCCACGGCTTTATTTCTGGCGCTATGTTCTTGTGCATCGGTGTTTTGTACGACCGGATGCATACGCGTGACATCAATGCCTATGGAGGGGTTGCGAATCGGATGCCTACGTTTGCAGCTTTATATGTGTTATTTGCGATGGCGAATACGGGTTTGCCGGGTACATCGGGGTTTGTCGGTGAATTCATGGTTATTCTGGCAAGTTTCCGGGCAAGTCCGTGGATTGCTTTTGCCGCAGCAACGACTTTGATTGTTGGGGCGGCTTATACACTTTGGTTGGTCAAGCGAGTCATGTTTGGTGAGGTGAAAAACGCAGAGGTGGCTGCCTTGCAGGATATTGGTCAACGGGAGTTTTGGATGTTGGCGATATTAGCGGCGGCAGTGTTATTACTGGGCTTGTGGCCTCAACCCTTGACGGATGTGATGGAAGTGTCAATCGAAAATCTGTTGTCTCAGGCTTTGCAAAGCAAGGTATGTAGTGGATTCGCAGGGGGATGCCCATAA
- the rimP gene encoding ribosome maturation factor RimP: MQERLDTLINTTVTGLGYDLWGYEYRPQTESALLRIFIDSDQGITVDDCGRVSNQLSASLDVEDLIPVAYILEVSSPGIDRVLFIPEHYARYVGKHIKVRTRLPVEKRRNFVGKLQAVNDSHIFMEVEGTVFEIPYDIIDRGRVVLDIRPQRKGGKHA; this comes from the coding sequence ATGCAAGAAAGATTAGATACGCTGATTAACACCACCGTAACCGGCCTCGGTTATGATTTGTGGGGGTATGAGTATCGCCCACAGACGGAAAGCGCGTTACTGCGTATCTTTATCGACTCAGACCAAGGCATTACGGTTGATGATTGTGGACGTGTCAGCAATCAGCTAAGTGCATCGCTCGATGTGGAAGACCTTATTCCGGTAGCTTATATTCTTGAAGTGTCTTCCCCCGGTATTGACAGGGTGTTATTCATCCCTGAGCATTATGCTCGGTATGTGGGTAAACACATTAAAGTGCGCACCCGTCTTCCCGTAGAAAAGCGTCGTAACTTCGTTGGCAAGTTGCAGGCTGTGAATGACAGCCATATCTTCATGGAAGTGGAAGGCACAGTCTTTGAGATTCCTTACGATATTATTGATCGTGGGCGAGTCGTTCTGGATATTCGACCTCAGCGCAAGGGCGGTAAACACGCATGA
- the nuoK gene encoding NADH-quinone oxidoreductase subunit NuoK yields MIPLSHFLIVAALLFAISIAGMILNRKNVLILLMCIEMMLLAVNLNFIAFSHYLGDMAGQVFVFFILTVAAAEAAIGLAILVVLFRNRRTINVEQLDAMKG; encoded by the coding sequence ATGATCCCTTTGTCGCATTTCCTGATTGTGGCGGCCTTGCTGTTTGCGATCAGCATCGCAGGCATGATCCTTAACCGTAAGAATGTGCTGATTTTGTTGATGTGCATCGAGATGATGTTGCTGGCGGTGAACCTGAATTTTATCGCGTTTTCCCATTATCTGGGGGATATGGCAGGGCAGGTGTTCGTGTTCTTTATCCTCACGGTGGCGGCAGCGGAAGCGGCGATTGGCTTGGCGATTTTGGTGGTTTTGTTCCGTAACCGGCGCACGATCAATGTTGAACAACTTGATGCGATGAAGGGGTAA
- the infB gene encoding translation initiation factor IF-2, protein MSDIAVKKLAEMINAPVEVLLKQLQDAGIHVNGSDAWITDAQKLKLLAHIRQGAAPVSNGGNKITLKRRSTSEMTVGAGGARSKTVSVEVRHKKTFAAGVKPTEQTTVDSQPSTSSATGGAVRLSRTEELARQLSAERQARESAVQKAEQGRRQLEAKRMEQRQPAAVEPPQPEPSAPAAVVPVEPVSNPVIEEVNIPPVAEVSDVVVSEVITPPISTVSAPATITAAEIDVAKPVSPVHIVTPPEMPVVTSADTSSSTELTENLSAREQREVVVAAAREEAASALKRRPSKLKPKPSLAPREVADVSEPEAEKAVVVNTTVEKYTEVVASSDDKRVDKKSSKNKVAGRGGREELHVPAGNRPGKKKGGGGRREAFKPDTRQQSNAKHGFEKPTVPVVKEIEIPTTIVVSDLAQKLAIRATDIIKAMMKMGMMMTINQAIDQDTAILVTEELGHKAKPMQEMDDAALLAAMIGQDATEYEVKPRPPVVTIMGHVDHGKTSLLDYIRKTRVAAGEAGGITQHIGAYHVDTDHGTVTFLDTPGHAAFTKMRERGAQVTDIIILIVAADDGVMPQTKEAIKHAKAAGVPMVVAINKIDKPAADPDRVLSELSQNEVQTEAWGGDVPVVQISAKTGQGIDELLETLLLVAEVQELTAPTEAPATGNVIEASIEKGRGAVATVLVRSGTLRRGDLLLCGSEYGRVRAMFDEAGRPVKEAGPSIPVAVLGLSAAPDAGDEVVVLNDERKAREIAELRREKQRDTRFAAQHVSKSEDFFTQVKASERAQVNVLIKADVQGSVEALRNELLNLSTDEVEVRVVAAGVGGISASDVDLASASRATMIAFNVRTDATARKTAADNGVTIRYYSIIYEVIDDIKSVMSGLLSPEVREVFVGLAEVRDVFRSSALGQVAGCLVVDGAMRRSLPIRVLRDNVVIFNGELESLRRHRDDVKEVHMGTECGIAVKDYNDVRKGDQIECYERIQVARKI, encoded by the coding sequence ATGTCGGACATAGCAGTCAAAAAACTTGCCGAGATGATCAACGCTCCCGTTGAAGTTCTGCTCAAGCAGTTACAGGATGCCGGTATTCATGTTAATGGTTCAGATGCATGGATTACCGATGCGCAGAAACTGAAATTGTTGGCGCATATTCGTCAAGGTGCAGCACCAGTAAGCAATGGGGGCAATAAAATCACGTTGAAACGTCGTTCCACTAGCGAAATGACGGTTGGTGCAGGTGGTGCGCGTAGCAAAACGGTTAGTGTTGAAGTAAGACACAAAAAGACATTTGCAGCAGGCGTTAAGCCAACGGAGCAAACAACCGTTGACTCGCAACCATCAACATCATCTGCTACAGGTGGTGCAGTACGACTCAGCCGTACTGAGGAGTTAGCTCGGCAATTATCGGCCGAGCGTCAAGCACGAGAATCTGCGGTGCAGAAGGCCGAGCAAGGACGTCGCCAGCTTGAAGCCAAACGCATGGAGCAGCGCCAGCCCGCTGCTGTTGAACCGCCTCAACCAGAGCCTTCAGCACCTGCTGCTGTTGTACCCGTAGAACCAGTGTCTAATCCAGTAATTGAAGAGGTGAACATTCCACCTGTTGCTGAAGTATCAGACGTTGTTGTGTCTGAAGTCATAACGCCGCCGATTAGTACGGTGAGTGCTCCTGCGACAATTACTGCGGCTGAGATAGACGTTGCTAAACCAGTATCTCCTGTCCATATTGTGACACCACCTGAAATGCCAGTTGTCACTAGTGCTGATACTAGCAGCAGTACAGAACTGACTGAGAACTTGAGTGCTAGAGAGCAACGTGAAGTCGTCGTGGCAGCGGCAAGGGAAGAAGCGGCATCTGCTCTGAAACGGCGTCCCTCCAAGTTGAAGCCGAAGCCATCGTTAGCACCGCGCGAAGTGGCTGATGTCAGCGAGCCTGAAGCAGAAAAAGCGGTTGTAGTGAATACCACGGTTGAGAAGTACACAGAAGTGGTGGCATCGTCTGACGATAAGCGTGTTGATAAAAAGTCATCCAAAAATAAAGTGGCTGGGCGTGGTGGACGCGAAGAATTGCATGTTCCGGCTGGTAACCGCCCTGGTAAAAAGAAGGGGGGTGGCGGTCGGCGTGAAGCCTTCAAGCCAGATACACGTCAACAGAGCAATGCTAAGCATGGTTTTGAAAAACCGACAGTCCCTGTCGTTAAAGAAATTGAAATCCCGACGACCATCGTTGTTTCTGACTTGGCGCAAAAACTGGCTATTCGTGCGACTGATATTATCAAAGCGATGATGAAAATGGGCATGATGATGACCATTAATCAGGCTATTGACCAAGATACTGCAATTCTGGTGACAGAAGAGTTAGGCCATAAAGCCAAACCGATGCAAGAAATGGATGATGCTGCATTATTAGCGGCGATGATCGGACAAGATGCGACCGAATACGAAGTGAAGCCGCGTCCACCTGTCGTCACGATTATGGGACACGTTGACCATGGTAAAACCTCCTTACTCGACTATATCCGTAAAACGCGGGTTGCAGCAGGGGAAGCCGGAGGCATTACGCAGCATATCGGCGCTTACCATGTAGACACTGATCACGGCACGGTAACTTTCCTTGATACACCCGGTCATGCAGCCTTTACCAAAATGCGGGAGCGTGGTGCGCAAGTGACGGATATTATTATCCTGATCGTTGCGGCTGATGATGGTGTTATGCCTCAAACCAAGGAAGCTATCAAACATGCGAAAGCAGCCGGTGTGCCTATGGTGGTGGCGATCAACAAGATCGACAAGCCAGCCGCAGACCCTGATAGAGTATTGAGCGAGTTATCGCAGAACGAAGTCCAGACTGAGGCATGGGGGGGGGATGTTCCGGTCGTACAAATTTCTGCTAAAACCGGTCAAGGTATTGACGAATTGCTGGAAACTTTGTTGTTGGTCGCTGAAGTCCAAGAATTGACTGCTCCAACAGAGGCTCCAGCGACGGGCAACGTGATTGAAGCCAGTATTGAAAAAGGTCGTGGTGCGGTAGCAACGGTGTTGGTACGCAGTGGTACGTTGCGTCGTGGCGATTTGTTACTGTGTGGTTCTGAATATGGTCGGGTACGTGCCATGTTTGATGAAGCAGGCCGCCCCGTAAAAGAAGCAGGCCCTTCGATTCCGGTGGCAGTGTTGGGGCTTTCTGCCGCACCTGATGCGGGTGATGAAGTGGTCGTGTTGAATGACGAACGCAAAGCGCGTGAAATTGCGGAATTGCGTCGTGAAAAGCAACGTGATACCCGCTTCGCGGCACAACACGTCAGTAAATCAGAAGATTTCTTCACGCAAGTGAAGGCCAGTGAGCGTGCTCAGGTAAATGTCCTGATCAAAGCTGACGTACAAGGCAGTGTCGAAGCTTTGCGCAATGAATTGCTAAATCTGTCAACAGATGAAGTTGAAGTGCGTGTGGTCGCTGCCGGTGTCGGTGGTATCAGTGCCAGTGATGTGGATTTGGCTTCTGCATCTCGTGCTACTATGATCGCTTTTAATGTGCGTACTGACGCGACAGCTCGTAAGACGGCTGCTGATAACGGTGTCACTATCCGCTACTACAGCATTATCTATGAAGTCATTGATGACATTAAGTCGGTGATGAGTGGCTTGTTGTCACCTGAAGTTCGCGAAGTCTTTGTGGGCTTGGCAGAAGTTCGCGACGTATTCCGTTCTTCAGCATTGGGTCAAGTGGCTGGGTGCTTGGTGGTGGATGGCGCGATGCGTCGCAGTCTGCCGATTCGCGTCCTGCGTGATAATGTGGTTATTTTCAACGGCGAACTGGAATCCTTGCGTCGCCACCGTGATGACGTGAAAGAAGTCCACATGGGGACAGAATGCGGTATCGCGGTCAAAGACTACAATGATGTGCGTAAAGGCGACCAGATCGAATGCTATGAACGCATTCAAGTGGCACGGAAGATTTAA
- the nuoN gene encoding NADH-quinone oxidoreductase subunit NuoN: MNIVIAMPEIFLLSTICLILLLDVYLREDCRMITYLLTQVALLATALLAYGAMDGEKTTGLNGMYVRDDLAGVLKISILLLAFVVFVYSRKYLKDKNIWVSEFFLLGLFAVLGMLVMVSANHLLVVYLGLELLALSMYALVAFNRDDGRSSEAAMKYFVLGAVASGLLLYGISILYGLSGKLEFAEVLTYVSSQNVLENIPLLFALVFIVAGIAFKFGAVPFHMWVPDVYQGAPTAVTMFLGSVPKVAALAMLLRVLAESMGAAQPGWAQLLLVFGLLSVFLGNLIAIAQFNLKRMLAYSTIAHMGFILLGALTGTTEGYSAALFYTITYAMMAAGGFAILILLGREGFEAETLDDLKGLNERNPWYAFIMMVFLFSMAGIPPTVGFYAKLSIIQSVMQAGYLWPAVFMVVMSVIGAYYYLRAIKMMYFDKPEQTTPIKAELDFNVLISVNGVLMVLLGLFPSALMGVCSAAMVASHL, from the coding sequence ATGAATATTGTGATTGCGATGCCGGAGATTTTTCTGCTGAGCACGATCTGCTTAATTTTATTGCTAGATGTTTATTTGCGTGAAGATTGCCGCATGATCACTTATTTGCTGACGCAAGTGGCACTGCTGGCAACGGCTTTATTGGCTTATGGCGCAATGGATGGCGAGAAAACGACGGGTCTGAATGGCATGTATGTGCGTGACGATCTTGCTGGTGTATTGAAGATTAGCATTCTGTTACTAGCTTTTGTGGTGTTTGTGTATTCCCGTAAATACCTGAAAGATAAAAATATATGGGTAAGCGAATTTTTCCTGCTAGGCTTGTTTGCTGTGCTGGGAATGTTGGTGATGGTATCGGCTAATCATTTGCTGGTGGTTTATTTGGGGCTGGAGTTGTTGGCGCTGTCGATGTACGCACTGGTGGCGTTTAATCGTGATGATGGGCGTTCATCTGAAGCAGCAATGAAATATTTTGTGCTGGGAGCGGTAGCTTCCGGTTTGTTGCTATACGGGATTTCGATTCTGTATGGTTTAAGCGGGAAGTTGGAGTTTGCTGAGGTACTGACTTATGTTAGTTCCCAAAATGTACTGGAGAATATCCCACTGCTATTTGCACTGGTATTCATCGTAGCGGGGATTGCGTTTAAATTTGGTGCAGTGCCTTTCCATATGTGGGTTCCTGATGTGTATCAGGGTGCTCCAACAGCAGTGACTATGTTTCTGGGTAGTGTGCCGAAAGTCGCTGCGTTGGCGATGTTGTTGCGGGTGTTGGCTGAATCCATGGGGGCTGCTCAACCGGGTTGGGCGCAACTATTATTGGTTTTCGGTTTGCTTTCGGTATTTCTCGGTAATCTGATCGCCATAGCACAGTTCAACCTCAAGCGAATGCTGGCGTATTCTACCATTGCGCACATGGGGTTCATTTTGTTAGGGGCGTTGACGGGAACAACCGAAGGTTACAGTGCTGCACTGTTTTATACGATTACTTACGCCATGATGGCAGCAGGTGGGTTTGCCATCCTGATTCTGTTGGGGCGCGAAGGCTTTGAGGCGGAAACGCTGGATGATTTGAAAGGTTTGAACGAGCGTAATCCGTGGTATGCCTTTATCATGATGGTATTCTTGTTCTCCATGGCAGGCATTCCTCCAACAGTGGGGTTTTACGCTAAATTGTCCATTATTCAATCTGTTATGCAGGCAGGCTATCTGTGGCCTGCGGTATTTATGGTGGTCATGTCAGTCATCGGTGCGTATTATTATTTACGTGCCATCAAAATGATGTATTTTGATAAGCCTGAACAAACCACGCCTATTAAAGCTGAACTTGATTTTAATGTGTTGATCAGTGTAAATGGCGTGCTCATGGTGCTATTGGGGTTATTCCCTAGTGCATTGATGGGTGTTTGTTCAGCAGCAATGGTCGCTAGTCATTTATGA